The following are from one region of the Brevinema andersonii genome:
- a CDS encoding [FeFe] hydrogenase, group A: MFYHADFYRAGTSGVGSRGLCIVKNDATGKVFRSCLMKTAPGMDISTEDKECKKARKTALQLILANHPLECLACIRNTRCELQALVAKVNIREIPYISKPMNVEHDSSSISIHINPNKCIKCGYCVVACKVLQQIEALEVGDMEHTTQIRAIGGLTLEETPCVKCGCTAHCPVAGTYEKDHIHGVWETLDDPEIHTVVQIAPAVRVAFGEEFGLKAGTLVTGKIYAVLRCLGFDKIFDTNFGADITIMEEVPEFTHRFVNEPQKLPVITSCCPSWVDYCEKYYSNTIENLSSSKSSHQMFGAMVKSYYAERENIDPAKVHVVSVMPCTSKKYEIGCHKDMFVNGYVDVDIVITTRELARMVRELGIDFLNLPEEEADQLMGEYSGTGPIFGVTGGVLESALRTAYYYIFNEDLPDSAVEFQEARGLVKNKVVTINIKDREVRVAVVHGIQNVKAILNEVEDAKAKGEPLLYDLIK; this comes from the coding sequence ATGTTTTATCATGCAGATTTTTATCGAGCCGGGACTTCGGGGGTTGGATCCAGGGGCCTTTGCATCGTCAAAAATGATGCAACTGGAAAAGTATTTCGTTCGTGTCTTATGAAAACTGCTCCTGGAATGGATATTTCTACGGAAGACAAAGAATGCAAAAAAGCCCGTAAAACAGCTCTTCAATTGATTTTAGCAAACCATCCTTTAGAATGTCTTGCTTGCATCCGAAATACACGGTGCGAACTTCAAGCACTTGTGGCAAAAGTGAATATTAGGGAAATTCCATATATTTCAAAGCCTATGAATGTTGAACATGATAGCAGTAGTATTTCTATTCATATTAATCCCAATAAATGTATAAAATGTGGGTATTGTGTGGTGGCTTGTAAGGTATTGCAACAAATTGAGGCGTTAGAAGTTGGTGATATGGAACATACGACTCAGATCCGTGCTATTGGAGGACTAACTTTAGAAGAAACTCCATGTGTTAAGTGTGGATGTACAGCACATTGTCCGGTAGCAGGTACTTATGAAAAAGATCATATCCATGGAGTTTGGGAAACACTAGATGATCCTGAAATCCATACAGTTGTACAAATTGCGCCGGCAGTTAGGGTAGCTTTTGGAGAAGAATTTGGGCTGAAAGCAGGTACTTTGGTAACCGGCAAAATTTATGCGGTGCTACGGTGTTTGGGATTCGATAAAATTTTTGATACCAATTTTGGTGCTGATATTACCATTATGGAAGAAGTGCCAGAATTTACCCATCGATTTGTGAATGAACCCCAAAAACTTCCTGTTATTACCAGTTGTTGCCCGTCTTGGGTGGACTACTGTGAAAAATATTATTCCAATACTATAGAAAATTTATCTTCGTCTAAATCTTCGCATCAGATGTTTGGGGCAATGGTCAAATCTTACTATGCAGAACGTGAAAATATTGATCCGGCTAAGGTTCATGTTGTTTCTGTGATGCCTTGTACATCTAAGAAATATGAAATTGGGTGTCACAAAGATATGTTTGTCAATGGGTATGTTGATGTTGATATTGTGATTACTACTAGAGAATTAGCACGTATGGTTCGTGAATTAGGTATTGATTTTCTCAATCTTCCTGAGGAAGAAGCAGATCAATTAATGGGTGAATATTCAGGGACTGGACCCATTTTTGGTGTAACAGGAGGGGTTCTGGAATCTGCATTACGGACAGCATATTATTATATTTTTAATGAAGATTTGCCTGATTCAGCTGTTGAATTTCAAGAAGCACGAGGACTTGTAAAGAATAAGGTAGTCACTATCAACATAAAAGATCGAGAAGTACGTGTTGCAGTTGTACACGGCATTCAGAATGTTAAGGCCATACTCAATGAAGTTGAGGATGCAAAAGCCAAAGGTGAACCACTTCTTTATGATTTAATAAAATAA
- a CDS encoding ABC transporter ATP-binding protein has protein sequence MIQLFEARNCSVFYDSTLIMKDLNFSISSGEKIALIGHSGCGKSTLLRLMAGIECNARIEGQWYSDLPEISAYIDQNNSLLPWKTVQENVALPMILQGMDKDIINLKVMQVLEEFGLENYWHFFPDELSGGMKQKTILCRALVTDSTILFADEPFASVDMLSRQALVDILKEKFIRKTIIFITHDIQEALRIGDRVLIFAGRPTRQVYNALSREPLLKQRISAFLSKN, from the coding sequence ATGATACAACTATTTGAGGCACGTAATTGTTCTGTTTTTTACGACAGCACACTGATCATGAAGGATTTGAATTTTTCGATTTCTTCTGGAGAAAAAATTGCTTTAATAGGCCACAGTGGCTGTGGTAAGAGCACGTTGCTGCGTCTTATGGCAGGGATCGAGTGCAATGCGCGCATAGAGGGTCAGTGGTATTCCGATTTGCCGGAAATTTCTGCTTACATTGATCAAAATAATTCTCTTCTGCCTTGGAAAACTGTCCAGGAAAATGTTGCTTTGCCGATGATTTTGCAAGGCATGGATAAAGATATTATTAATCTTAAAGTAATGCAGGTGCTGGAAGAATTCGGATTGGAAAATTATTGGCATTTTTTTCCTGATGAATTATCCGGAGGCATGAAACAAAAAACAATTTTATGCAGGGCTTTGGTTACTGATTCAACAATTCTTTTTGCTGATGAACCGTTTGCTTCTGTGGATATGCTTTCACGGCAGGCACTAGTAGATATTTTGAAAGAAAAGTTTATCCGAAAAACTATTATTTTTATTACTCATGATATTCAGGAAGCCTTGAGGATCGGTGATAGAGTCTTAATATTTGCTGGTCGGCCGACTCGCCAAGTATATAATGCTCTATCTCGAGAGCCGCTTCTAAAGCAAAGAATTTCTGCTTTCTTATCAAAAAATTAG
- a CDS encoding ABC transporter substrate-binding protein, whose product MVSIVIFLWTIRYPKLSKIGVYFIFTLQIIPFIALAPLAVLIFGFSIYVKIIIVAWMAFFPCFLSISRGFKELSGSLVYLFDTLKANQKQKLFHLYLPFLRSYFFSGFKSAGIWAVSAAISAEGLGSEKGLGVYFAKALSLFRMDLVFYGAAASALCGILLYAVVVLLDLLFQPRFQRDFFLKKGVIMKSVWFLILFLSACMRQEDVSLALDWTPNTRHIGFYVAQDKGFYQKEGLNLKIIEANSKPENLVAARKADFGISYLTEVLLAYQNGLPINVVSALVRRDLSGWAVNRDGIISFKDLEGKTYGSYGGAKEIERLKRIFERQGADFSTVRILEISAPGVVPFGTDSPNAPDFINTFEDWAFVDLKIQGKKVSFIPKRNFENQGEYYSPVLIASKALLENDPKKVAGFLRATEAGYRYTYEYPDEAVEIFVKRNPEYTRAFIRESLNILSPHWFTETEQWGIMDLQVWQERTQEWIDAGLIEPGFDPKVLIAE is encoded by the coding sequence TTGGTTTCTATTGTAATATTTTTGTGGACCATAAGATATCCAAAATTATCAAAAATAGGGGTATATTTTATATTCACTTTACAAATTATACCATTTATTGCACTTGCGCCGTTAGCAGTATTGATTTTCGGTTTTTCTATATATGTGAAAATCATCATAGTAGCATGGATGGCTTTTTTTCCTTGTTTTTTGAGTATATCAAGGGGGTTCAAAGAGTTATCTGGATCTTTGGTTTATCTTTTTGATACCCTTAAAGCCAACCAAAAGCAAAAACTTTTTCACTTGTATCTGCCGTTTTTAAGGTCGTATTTTTTTTCCGGATTTAAATCCGCAGGAATATGGGCTGTGAGCGCTGCGATCAGCGCAGAAGGACTCGGTTCCGAGAAAGGATTAGGAGTTTATTTTGCTAAAGCACTCAGCTTGTTCCGAATGGATCTCGTGTTTTACGGAGCAGCAGCCAGCGCTTTATGCGGAATTTTATTGTATGCTGTTGTGGTATTGCTGGATCTTCTGTTTCAGCCTCGTTTTCAAAGAGACTTTTTCCTCAAAAAAGGAGTTATTATGAAGAGTGTATGGTTCCTTATTTTGTTTTTATCGGCGTGTATGCGTCAGGAGGATGTTAGTTTAGCGCTCGACTGGACACCTAATACACGCCATATTGGTTTTTACGTTGCGCAGGATAAAGGTTTTTATCAAAAAGAAGGGCTTAATTTGAAAATTATCGAGGCGAACAGTAAGCCCGAAAATTTAGTTGCTGCGCGAAAAGCAGATTTTGGGATTTCTTATCTGACAGAAGTTCTGCTGGCTTATCAAAACGGGCTACCGATTAATGTGGTTTCTGCTCTTGTAAGGCGTGATCTTTCGGGCTGGGCAGTTAATAGGGACGGAATTATATCATTCAAGGATCTTGAGGGAAAAACATACGGTTCCTACGGTGGTGCAAAGGAAATAGAGCGCTTGAAAAGAATTTTCGAGCGTCAAGGTGCGGATTTTAGTACCGTTAGAATCTTGGAAATTTCAGCGCCGGGAGTGGTTCCTTTTGGTACGGATTCTCCTAATGCACCAGATTTTATCAACACTTTTGAAGACTGGGCATTTGTCGACCTAAAAATACAAGGCAAAAAAGTTTCTTTTATTCCAAAAAGAAACTTTGAGAATCAAGGGGAATACTACTCTCCGGTTTTGATTGCATCTAAAGCCTTGCTGGAAAACGATCCTAAAAAAGTTGCAGGATTTCTCAGAGCCACAGAAGCAGGCTATCGTTATACTTACGAATATCCCGACGAAGCTGTGGAAATTTTTGTCAAGCGCAATCCCGAATACACCAGGGCATTTATTCGGGAAAGCCTGAATATACTAAGTCCACATTGGTTCACGGAAACAGAGCAGTGGGGTATTATGGATTTGCAAGTGTGGCAGGAACGTACCCAAGAATGGATTGATGCTGGCCTTATCGAACCTGGGTTTGATCCCAAAGTGCTAATCGCAGAGTGA
- a CDS encoding adenylate/guanylate cyclase domain-containing protein, whose amino-acid sequence MQKKKSNSSSGTPEHMAVKFGIRYKILVVIIPLIIVVFVFLGVTTYFSSSNGITKIAKEFLGYRLGEVFRFAQAQILRRDVPQLEGYLGEDCRINILEYSKKFPEETVVLIPYSGEFTVDRASFWASKTNMNMEEIEELFVLLKKYEEQAAQNPNLESSWLEYTAPDRTKRVGVFLPNIDLQAWIVMVVPYDYFYSPVHEIMKYLGVIFAAGLFISTLIVWSFVDFLTKPLKDSVNTIQAITKNMDLTQRIKISYLDEIGYLGRSFNDMIEELEKAYNQIKNYAYQAVLAKTKEEQIRFIFQKYVPSNVIDYVLNRSSEALLVGNKQIVSVLFSDIRDFTTIAEMLHPEDLVLSLNAYFTEMVNEIIQKEGIIDKFIGDAIMAVFGAPKSTPYDADHAVAAALGMLNGIERFNARQKGQGKITFEVGIGINTGEAVVGNIGSEQKIEFTVIGDTVNLASRLEGLTKQYKCPILISEFTKDALFDKDRYFFVKVDTVRVKGKAFPVKIFEPKLKQLLTSPQIMFYRRYHEALQLYFEGLFAQALPKFSALKQENPDFYLAFLYTDRCSHFIEQPPQNWDGAATWGIK is encoded by the coding sequence ATGCAGAAAAAGAAAAGTAATAGTTCCTCCGGTACTCCTGAGCATATGGCTGTCAAATTTGGTATACGATATAAGATTTTAGTAGTTATTATACCTTTAATTATTGTTGTATTTGTGTTTCTAGGAGTAACGACATATTTTTCGTCAAGTAACGGTATTACGAAAATTGCTAAAGAATTTTTAGGTTATCGTCTGGGAGAAGTTTTTCGATTTGCTCAAGCTCAGATTTTAAGAAGGGATGTTCCTCAACTAGAAGGTTATTTGGGAGAGGACTGCCGAATTAATATTCTGGAATACAGCAAAAAATTTCCAGAAGAAACAGTTGTATTAATTCCTTATTCCGGAGAGTTTACTGTTGACAGAGCATCGTTTTGGGCATCCAAAACCAATATGAATATGGAAGAAATAGAGGAATTGTTTGTGCTGCTTAAAAAATATGAAGAACAAGCCGCGCAAAATCCTAATTTAGAAAGTAGCTGGCTTGAATACACAGCTCCTGATCGTACTAAAAGAGTCGGTGTTTTTCTGCCCAATATTGATCTTCAAGCATGGATTGTAATGGTAGTTCCTTACGATTATTTTTATAGTCCTGTTCATGAAATTATGAAGTATTTAGGAGTTATTTTTGCTGCGGGTCTTTTTATTTCTACTCTTATAGTATGGAGTTTTGTTGATTTTCTGACAAAACCGTTAAAAGATTCAGTGAATACGATCCAGGCTATTACTAAAAATATGGATCTGACTCAGCGCATCAAGATTTCATATCTTGATGAAATTGGTTATCTTGGACGTAGTTTTAATGATATGATCGAAGAGCTGGAGAAAGCCTATAATCAGATTAAAAATTATGCATACCAGGCAGTGCTAGCAAAAACAAAAGAAGAACAAATCCGTTTTATTTTTCAAAAATATGTTCCGAGCAATGTAATCGATTATGTTTTGAACAGATCATCAGAAGCTTTGCTGGTCGGCAATAAGCAAATAGTATCGGTTCTTTTTTCGGATATTCGTGATTTTACGACAATTGCTGAAATGCTCCATCCAGAGGATCTGGTTTTGTCTCTCAATGCTTATTTTACTGAAATGGTCAACGAAATTATTCAAAAAGAAGGTATTATTGATAAATTTATCGGTGATGCCATAATGGCAGTTTTTGGTGCTCCCAAAAGTACACCTTACGATGCAGATCATGCAGTAGCTGCAGCACTTGGCATGTTGAACGGCATCGAACGTTTTAATGCACGGCAGAAGGGGCAAGGTAAAATTACTTTTGAAGTAGGTATTGGCATCAATACAGGAGAAGCTGTGGTTGGAAATATTGGTTCCGAACAAAAAATAGAGTTTACGGTAATTGGCGATACGGTGAATCTTGCTTCTCGTCTGGAAGGCTTGACCAAACAGTATAAATGTCCAATTTTGATCAGCGAGTTCACAAAGGATGCATTGTTTGATAAAGACCGCTATTTCTTTGTTAAGGTTGATACTGTTAGGGTTAAAGGTAAAGCGTTTCCGGTGAAGATTTTTGAACCAAAGTTAAAGCAACTCCTTACTTCACCTCAAATAATGTTCTATCGTCGCTATCACGAAGCGTTACAGCTTTATTTTGAGGGTCTGTTTGCTCAAGCGTTGCCTAAATTTTCAGCTTTGAAGCAAGAAAATCCTGATTTTTATTTGGCTTTTTTGTATACCGATCGTTGCTCTCATTTTATTGAACAACCTCCTCAAAATTGGGATGGTGCCGCAACTTGGGGGATTAAATGA
- a CDS encoding GAF domain-containing protein, producing MSETDIKCLEKRIKQLKRIYYLEQTMFDAPDLNSMLNTVLKDCIALTEATSGSIMFWDENSDWLYFCTYYGYDPEIINSTQMKIGDGITGTTIQNGLPQIINNISLDPKYITLHESIQSEMSVPLNIKGFTLGAITLDNIKKNSFTDWHLELIQMIAGYSCSATNYFLEKMQFNKLSGILQLLLELPSIQDPQDLFAKLAQSIHAQGACIINKSGTLLYEFGRMAAPVIPNTEIFDNTTINVLHHQNNQMPSHIRLTIPCAADQFFFVVDKNYYCFEDKIIDLTVCRKILEILFPINNYTQQHFSYNEYIYQWASKKMSESSGNIYNNAIAEIETILISQALNLNNYNKLKTACFLGINRNTLLNKINLYNL from the coding sequence ATGAGCGAAACAGATATTAAGTGCTTAGAAAAACGTATCAAACAGCTGAAACGTATTTATTATTTAGAGCAAACTATGTTCGACGCACCTGATCTCAACTCTATGTTAAATACCGTACTCAAAGATTGTATTGCTCTTACAGAAGCTACCAGTGGTTCCATTATGTTCTGGGATGAAAACTCGGATTGGCTATACTTCTGCACATATTATGGGTATGATCCCGAAATAATTAACTCAACACAAATGAAAATAGGCGACGGAATTACAGGAACCACAATTCAGAATGGTCTTCCTCAAATTATTAATAATATTTCGTTGGATCCTAAATATATTACACTTCATGAGTCTATTCAATCAGAAATGTCTGTACCTCTAAATATTAAGGGATTTACTTTAGGAGCGATCACACTGGATAATATAAAAAAAAATTCATTTACCGACTGGCATTTAGAACTTATTCAAATGATTGCTGGGTACAGTTGCTCAGCGACCAATTATTTTTTGGAAAAAATGCAGTTTAATAAACTGTCCGGGATTTTACAACTGTTATTAGAGCTGCCTTCCATCCAAGACCCACAAGATCTATTTGCCAAACTGGCTCAAAGCATTCATGCACAAGGAGCATGTATTATCAATAAGTCAGGGACTCTACTTTACGAATTCGGCCGAATGGCAGCCCCTGTTATCCCTAATACAGAAATTTTTGACAACACAACTATTAACGTTCTGCATCATCAAAATAATCAAATGCCTTCTCATATTCGCTTAACTATTCCTTGTGCAGCTGACCAATTTTTTTTTGTTGTTGACAAAAATTACTACTGCTTTGAAGACAAAATCATCGATCTTACCGTATGCCGTAAAATACTAGAAATTTTATTTCCGATAAATAATTACACTCAACAGCATTTCTCTTATAATGAATATATTTACCAATGGGCTTCTAAAAAAATGTCTGAATCTTCTGGCAACATTTACAATAACGCCATCGCAGAAATAGAAACTATACTCATCTCACAAGCATTAAATTTAAACAATTATAACAAATTAAAAACTGCATGTTTTCTTGGCATCAACAGAAATACTCTTCTTAATAAAATAAATCTTTACAATCTATAA
- a CDS encoding GNAT family N-acetyltransferase: MDHVFIRAEQPDDRMKIAEVLVRAFNRFDESNLVNRLHASKFFIPQFSLVLEKDENIVGYILLHPIFLVNEEEEEFTCLSLAPLAVLPQQHGKGYGTMLIQEAIARAKESTYPLIIVLGLPQVYTKCGFKTASKYGIKSPFDVPDEYFMVYQLHKNDISGTAVYPEVMF; encoded by the coding sequence ATGGATCATGTTTTTATCAGAGCTGAACAGCCTGATGATCGTATGAAGATTGCAGAAGTACTAGTACGAGCTTTTAATCGTTTTGATGAATCAAATTTAGTTAATCGTCTGCATGCGAGTAAATTTTTTATTCCTCAATTTTCTTTAGTTCTTGAAAAGGATGAAAATATTGTTGGTTATATATTGCTGCATCCTATATTTCTTGTGAATGAAGAGGAAGAAGAATTTACTTGTTTGAGTCTGGCACCTCTGGCTGTGCTGCCTCAGCAACACGGAAAAGGATATGGTACTATGTTAATTCAAGAAGCAATAGCTCGAGCAAAAGAATCGACTTACCCTTTGATTATTGTATTAGGACTTCCGCAAGTATATACAAAATGCGGTTTTAAGACTGCATCAAAATATGGTATTAAATCACCTTTTGATGTTCCAGATGAATATTTTATGGTATACCAGCTTCATAAAAATGATATTTCAGGAACAGCAGTATATCCTGAAGTTATGTTTTAG
- the efp gene encoding elongation factor P yields MNYEDIKKGMILKFENDLWYVAWCQHHKPGKGGAVMRTKLRNVLRGNMLERVFRGGDTLEQARVDNKTAQLLYRDGLDFVFMDQDTFEQYTVSEDIVGDAVKYLKDQMLAELKIYQDEVIAVEPPMFVELEVVETDPGLRGDTVSGGSKPATLETGAVVQVPLFVNVGEKIRVDTRDDRYIERVK; encoded by the coding sequence ATGAATTATGAAGATATTAAAAAAGGTATGATTCTGAAATTTGAGAATGATTTGTGGTATGTGGCTTGGTGCCAGCATCATAAGCCAGGAAAAGGCGGAGCTGTGATGCGAACGAAACTTCGGAATGTGCTGCGTGGTAATATGTTGGAACGTGTTTTTAGAGGAGGAGATACTCTTGAACAGGCACGTGTTGATAATAAAACTGCTCAATTACTTTATCGTGATGGTTTGGATTTTGTATTTATGGATCAAGACACTTTCGAACAATATACGGTATCGGAAGATATCGTAGGAGATGCTGTCAAATACTTGAAAGATCAAATGCTTGCTGAATTGAAGATATATCAGGATGAAGTTATAGCAGTAGAGCCTCCTATGTTTGTGGAACTTGAAGTTGTTGAAACTGATCCTGGTCTCAGAGGAGATACAGTGAGTGGGGGTTCAAAGCCTGCTACTCTAGAAACAGGAGCTGTAGTTCAAGTACCACTTTTTGTGAATGTTGGTGAAAAAATCCGTGTTGATACCCGTGATGATCGTTATATTGAGCGTGTAAAATAG
- a CDS encoding M24 family metallopeptidase: protein MPKGMIKNPIFEKRLIKVTQLLSADEALLTVHAPDIFYLTGCTGSNNHLLIFPDKVYLFTDGRYLLQVEEQCQVTIILEEIGVNNPFGAALKSILKGTSLKKLKFSTDSMSYLMGKSMIEALPPYTQVMQDVTIAQTRMIKDELEIETIRQNTCITQMAFLYIQSLLKPGITELELAAELEYYCRKQGASAVAFDIIIASGKRAALPHGAASSKKIEEGDLIQFDFGIVKDHYCSDFSRVVRVGEVDSKLLQARQIIEDTIKKVQQDSRCGMTGSEIDKIARDYLHQHGYDEYFVHGLGHSLGLEVHENPRLNQTWNYPITENMVLTVEPGVYFPGLGGVRLEDIMVMRSTGFEYITECGYDF from the coding sequence ATGCCAAAGGGAATGATAAAAAATCCTATCTTTGAAAAGCGTCTTATTAAAGTAACGCAACTCCTTTCTGCAGATGAGGCTCTTTTAACTGTTCATGCTCCTGATATTTTTTACCTTACAGGCTGCACGGGGAGTAATAATCATTTGCTTATTTTTCCTGATAAGGTATATTTGTTTACAGATGGGCGTTATCTTCTTCAAGTGGAGGAGCAATGTCAAGTTACTATTATTTTGGAGGAAATAGGGGTTAATAATCCTTTTGGTGCTGCATTAAAATCGATCTTAAAAGGAACTTCTCTTAAAAAGCTGAAATTTTCTACCGACAGCATGAGTTATCTAATGGGTAAATCTATGATCGAAGCACTTCCTCCTTACACTCAAGTTATGCAGGATGTGACGATTGCACAAACCAGAATGATCAAAGATGAACTCGAAATAGAAACCATTAGACAGAATACCTGTATCACTCAAATGGCATTTTTGTATATACAAAGCTTACTTAAACCAGGAATAACAGAATTGGAATTAGCGGCGGAGCTGGAATATTATTGCCGTAAGCAGGGTGCTTCTGCGGTGGCATTTGATATTATTATTGCTTCAGGAAAGAGAGCAGCCTTGCCTCATGGTGCTGCAAGTTCTAAAAAAATAGAAGAGGGTGATTTAATCCAATTTGATTTTGGAATTGTGAAAGATCATTATTGTTCGGATTTCAGTCGAGTTGTGAGAGTTGGTGAAGTGGATTCTAAGCTTCTTCAAGCAAGGCAAATTATTGAGGATACTATTAAAAAAGTACAACAAGATAGTCGTTGCGGGATGACAGGCAGTGAAATCGATAAGATTGCCCGTGATTATCTCCACCAACATGGGTATGATGAGTATTTTGTTCATGGATTAGGACATTCTTTAGGTCTGGAAGTCCATGAAAATCCACGTCTTAACCAAACTTGGAATTATCCTATTACTGAAAATATGGTGTTAACTGTAGAACCTGGAGTTTATTTTCCTGGTTTAGGCGGTGTACGTTTAGAAGATATTATGGTAATGCGTAGTACAGGATTTGAATATATTACTGAGTGTGGATATGATTTCTAA
- a CDS encoding tetratricopeptide repeat protein → MKKSLLFAAIFVFLFSGFNFSQTFDTIDTASFRDEPKYTEDALNRLYIVGLQYMTEGNLTQAEISFRSISAFPFRSKDWRAVRFYKGKSHFYLGDIYFIQKKYNQAIEQYKAVAQEYTEIEEYTSSLFKLGKSYILSGNSKEGIEILRTYNFNYGGQDGLADNTLYWIARGYLLEENYPAALRTLEQILSEYPDSAMSYDVRILIAQLKTDSYQNKNPDAQNAINSSQEKALAIESKKELIVRIENILQLKERLLMVKEKKLELLEKISSIRSKAISNRQAFAAKDGNSP, encoded by the coding sequence ATGAAAAAAAGTTTACTTTTTGCTGCTATTTTCGTATTTCTATTCTCTGGATTTAATTTTTCTCAAACTTTTGATACTATTGATACAGCTTCATTCCGAGACGAACCAAAATACACCGAAGATGCACTCAACAGGCTTTATATTGTCGGGCTTCAATATATGACTGAAGGCAATTTAACACAAGCAGAAATTTCTTTTCGAAGTATTTCAGCATTTCCTTTCCGTTCGAAAGACTGGCGTGCTGTAAGATTTTATAAAGGAAAATCCCATTTCTATTTAGGTGACATCTACTTCATACAAAAAAAATATAACCAGGCAATAGAACAATATAAAGCAGTTGCTCAAGAATACACAGAAATTGAAGAGTATACAAGTTCATTGTTTAAGCTGGGAAAAAGCTATATTTTATCAGGCAATTCCAAAGAAGGAATTGAGATCCTACGCACTTACAATTTCAATTACGGAGGTCAGGATGGGTTAGCTGATAATACTTTGTATTGGATAGCTCGTGGCTATCTTTTGGAAGAAAATTACCCCGCAGCACTTAGAACTTTGGAACAAATTCTTTCGGAATACCCTGATTCTGCAATGTCTTACGACGTAAGGATTTTGATTGCACAGCTCAAAACAGACTCTTATCAGAATAAAAATCCCGACGCTCAAAATGCTATCAATTCGAGTCAGGAAAAGGCATTAGCAATTGAGTCGAAAAAAGAATTAATCGTAAGAATCGAAAATATTTTACAGCTCAAAGAACGGTTGCTTATGGTAAAAGAAAAAAAACTCGAACTGCTAGAAAAAATAAGCAGCATCAGATCCAAAGCTATTTCAAACCGCCAGGCATTCGCAGCTAAAGATGGAAATTCGCCATGA
- a CDS encoding RNA polymerase factor sigma-54, with translation MNFEQRSDQTFIFSQIMKQKLSILSMNRAQITILIDSISEHNPFIKTRSFETAKKNKNSYPAAIDEILAQETNFYQEIREELILDLQDANDDKILYLILGSLNSQGFLETTSQKLCDSLSLDAERTEFLRKKIMHGSYLGLGSIDYYEYLEFITKNQFGETSVEHQIAKVITHFKKNKIRKEFLYKKLKLPQHEIDQALEHIKKIPLSPLGTQTLKIIPDFEIKIHADHISVIPYRDITEEIIIPLQAVSSKQGKEAKLLLDALTLRKQGLQQHADALVNLRKDFFLGGPSPLQPVGLKEVGKITGRHISTVSRALSGRHFMFNGEIYPFSSLLTHKVGKSNSLIVKSLIKKIIDNEDKNIPLSDDSIALILKKQGHSIARRTISKYRHDLGIGSIHERKLK, from the coding sequence GTGAATTTCGAGCAAAGGTCCGATCAGACATTTATTTTTTCGCAGATTATGAAACAAAAATTATCTATTTTATCGATGAATAGAGCACAAATTACTATACTTATTGATTCGATATCAGAACACAATCCTTTTATTAAGACGCGCTCGTTTGAAACCGCGAAAAAAAATAAAAATTCCTACCCTGCTGCCATTGATGAAATTTTAGCACAGGAAACAAATTTCTATCAAGAAATCCGCGAAGAATTGATCCTCGACCTGCAGGACGCAAATGACGATAAAATACTTTATCTGATTCTTGGAAGCCTAAACAGCCAAGGATTCTTAGAAACCACTTCTCAAAAACTTTGTGATTCATTATCGCTTGATGCCGAGCGTACAGAATTCCTGAGAAAAAAAATCATGCATGGTTCTTATCTCGGACTTGGTTCAATTGATTACTATGAATACTTAGAATTTATCACAAAAAATCAATTTGGAGAAACTTCTGTAGAACATCAAATAGCAAAAGTCATTACACATTTCAAAAAAAACAAAATCCGTAAGGAATTTTTATATAAGAAATTAAAACTTCCTCAACACGAAATTGATCAGGCTTTAGAGCATATTAAAAAAATTCCTCTTAGTCCCCTTGGAACACAAACATTGAAAATTATTCCGGATTTTGAAATAAAAATTCATGCTGATCATATTTCAGTGATACCTTATCGCGACATTACGGAAGAAATCATCATACCCTTGCAAGCAGTATCTTCAAAACAAGGGAAAGAAGCAAAATTACTTTTGGATGCTTTAACCCTCAGAAAACAAGGCCTACAACAACACGCTGATGCATTAGTAAATTTACGAAAAGATTTTTTTCTGGGAGGCCCATCTCCATTACAGCCTGTTGGATTGAAAGAAGTCGGCAAAATCACGGGCCGCCATATTTCTACCGTCTCACGAGCTCTATCAGGGAGACATTTTATGTTTAACGGCGAAATTTATCCGTTTTCATCCCTCCTGACACACAAAGTAGGAAAAAGCAACAGTCTGATCGTCAAAAGCTTAATAAAAAAAATTATTGATAATGAAGACAAAAATATACCTCTTTCGGATGATAGTATTGCTCTTATTTTAAAGAAGCAGGGACATTCCATTGCACGCAGAACCATTTCAAAATATAGGCATGATTTAGGAATTGGCTCTATCCATGAAAGAAAATTAAAATAG